The following proteins come from a genomic window of Mucinivorans hirudinis:
- a CDS encoding Beta-mannosidase produces MKNLLFVMLPLLLVGCGSKIEPQKLLAQKSEKIEQTIVENWSFRQLGNTDWMPATVPGTVHTDLFANKVIENPFYSTNEANLQWIEEKDWEYRSKFRPTSELLKADVQQLIFKGLDTYADIYLNEELLLSADNMFLEWTVDVTGKLLDGENTITVRFSSAYNKGLELANKLPIKLPADNDKGKDAKTSVFTRKAPYHFGWDWGPRFVTVGVWRPVFIEGWNRAKINTIQYIQKSQSNQKADFDANFTVDAVTEGKFTLVVADTAGKVYAQQSVTLTKGENKFTLPFAIENPSLWYPNGMGEPNLYSMVAILAAGDKKYDQKNTRIGVRTVRLVQQPDAQGDGKSFYFEVNGQPVFAKGANYIPQDVFTPRVATESYLSLIETTKMSNMNMLRVWGGGIYEEDLFYELCDENGIMVWQDFMFACSFYPWDKEFFESVTKEVKYNVGRLRNHPSIVLWCGNNEIDEAWYHWGYQKVYGWDDAQQKQIKDGIDSLFRHVIPRALYSEDTTRFYHPSSPLYGRGNPRSQIEGDVHYWGVFHDEEPFSVYKDKPGRFSNEYGFQSLACYDTYREFFKSEDMRLYSPAMVVHQKNPKGYRVMEEYMVRDLPLLKNDFRTYIYLTQLLQAEGIKIAMEGHRQKRPWTMGSLYWQLNDCWPVASWSSMDSEGRWKALQYYARRSFEPSMVSFEKIDSTQTVKLWGLNDRLEDVDYEGTLTLMDFDGKVLWRENSSGKIPANSNIELLHSTDKELLQGADPSKVMLVAEGKIDGKPTRVIYYFVPLKNLKLPKADFEVTYSQDGNRVRANLKANKLLKSILFSAEKLQNNPSDAYFDMLPGEEREIILDFKGEYPINELGIFLTTLNELVGKSSAQPIKDNVK; encoded by the coding sequence ATGAAAAACCTACTATTCGTAATGTTGCCTCTGCTCTTGGTGGGTTGCGGCAGTAAAATAGAGCCACAAAAGCTGCTTGCTCAAAAGAGCGAAAAGATAGAGCAGACCATCGTTGAGAACTGGTCGTTCCGTCAGTTGGGGAATACGGATTGGATGCCGGCTACGGTGCCGGGCACAGTCCATACAGACCTCTTTGCAAACAAGGTTATCGAAAACCCGTTCTACTCCACCAACGAGGCGAACCTGCAATGGATCGAGGAGAAGGATTGGGAGTATCGGAGCAAGTTTCGCCCCACATCCGAATTACTAAAGGCTGATGTACAGCAACTCATCTTCAAGGGATTGGATACATACGCCGACATCTACCTCAACGAGGAGTTGTTGCTCAGTGCCGACAATATGTTTTTGGAGTGGACAGTGGATGTGACCGGCAAATTACTGGATGGTGAAAACACAATTACCGTGCGTTTTAGCTCCGCTTATAACAAGGGTTTAGAGCTAGCAAATAAACTCCCAATAAAACTCCCCGCAGACAACGATAAGGGCAAGGATGCCAAAACAAGTGTATTCACCCGCAAAGCACCCTACCACTTCGGCTGGGACTGGGGTCCCCGTTTTGTGACGGTGGGCGTGTGGAGACCCGTCTTTATAGAGGGGTGGAACAGAGCAAAAATCAACACTATACAGTATATACAAAAGTCTCAGTCGAATCAAAAAGCCGATTTCGACGCCAACTTCACAGTCGATGCCGTCACTGAGGGCAAGTTCACCCTCGTGGTAGCCGATACGGCAGGTAAAGTCTATGCACAGCAGAGTGTTACTCTTACAAAGGGCGAGAATAAATTTACTCTGCCTTTCGCTATCGAAAATCCGAGCCTTTGGTATCCCAACGGTATGGGCGAGCCGAATCTGTACTCAATGGTGGCGATATTGGCGGCGGGCGATAAAAAATATGACCAAAAGAACACCCGTATCGGTGTGCGCACTGTTCGGTTGGTGCAGCAACCCGATGCGCAGGGTGATGGCAAGAGCTTCTACTTCGAGGTAAATGGGCAACCGGTCTTTGCCAAGGGGGCAAACTATATTCCACAGGATGTTTTTACTCCACGCGTCGCCACAGAGAGCTATCTCAGTCTGATTGAGACCACTAAGATGTCAAATATGAATATGTTGCGTGTGTGGGGCGGAGGCATCTACGAAGAGGATTTATTCTACGAACTATGCGACGAAAACGGGATTATGGTATGGCAGGACTTTATGTTTGCCTGCTCGTTCTACCCGTGGGACAAGGAGTTTTTTGAGTCGGTGACCAAGGAGGTCAAATATAATGTCGGGCGACTCCGAAACCACCCCTCTATTGTGCTTTGGTGCGGCAATAACGAGATTGACGAGGCTTGGTATCATTGGGGTTATCAGAAGGTATATGGCTGGGACGATGCTCAGCAGAAGCAGATTAAGGATGGCATCGACTCTCTCTTCCGCCACGTGATTCCCCGGGCGCTATACTCAGAGGATACCACACGCTTCTATCACCCAAGTTCACCACTCTATGGGCGTGGCAATCCCCGCAGTCAAATCGAGGGCGATGTCCACTATTGGGGTGTATTCCACGATGAGGAGCCGTTTTCGGTCTATAAGGATAAGCCGGGGCGTTTCAGCAATGAATATGGCTTCCAATCACTTGCCTGCTACGACACCTACCGCGAGTTTTTCAAATCCGAGGATATGCGACTATATAGCCCGGCGATGGTGGTTCACCAAAAGAATCCGAAGGGCTATCGCGTGATGGAGGAGTATATGGTGCGCGATTTGCCGCTGCTAAAAAACGACTTCCGCACGTATATATATCTAACGCAACTACTACAGGCTGAGGGCATTAAGATAGCTATGGAGGGGCATCGTCAGAAGCGTCCGTGGACAATGGGGTCTCTCTATTGGCAGCTAAACGACTGCTGGCCTGTGGCTTCGTGGAGCTCGATGGACTCCGAGGGACGCTGGAAAGCTCTGCAATATTATGCTCGCCGCAGCTTCGAGCCCTCAATGGTAAGTTTCGAGAAAATAGACTCCACCCAGACAGTAAAACTATGGGGTCTGAACGACCGCTTGGAAGATGTTGATTACGAGGGGACTCTTACGTTGATGGATTTCGATGGCAAGGTGCTTTGGCGTGAAAACAGCTCGGGCAAGATTCCCGCAAACAGCAATATCGAACTGCTGCACTCAACCGACAAAGAGTTGCTGCAAGGAGCTGACCCCTCGAAAGTTATGCTAGTGGCTGAGGGTAAAATAGACGGCAAGCCAACGCGGGTAATTTACTACTTCGTTCCTCTTAAAAATCTGAAACTCCCAAAAGCCGACTTTGAGGTAACCTACTCGCAGGATGGAAATCGGGTGCGTGCAAACTTGAAAGCCAATAAGTTGTTGAAAAGCATATTATTCAGCGCCGAGAAATTACAAAACAACCCTTCGGACGCCTACTTCGATATGTTGCCGGGCGAGGAACGCGAAATCATCCTCGACTTCAAGGGTGAATATCCTATAAACGAGCTCGGCATATTCCTAACCACTCTAAATGAGTTGGTTGGCAAATCTTCGGCTCAGCCCATCAAGGATAATGTGAAGTAG
- a CDS encoding Superoxide reductase, whose amino-acid sequence MREQKFFRCNHCGNVITKLVDSSVPVVCCGERMEELKANTTEASVEKHLPVVEQMGNGVFTVKVGGVPHPMTADHHIAFIYVQTAGGGLVAYLADKPEATFCRCAEEPTAVYEYCNLHGLWKTEF is encoded by the coding sequence ATGAGAGAGCAAAAATTTTTTAGATGTAACCACTGCGGTAATGTGATTACCAAACTAGTGGATTCGAGTGTACCCGTGGTATGTTGTGGCGAACGGATGGAGGAGTTAAAAGCCAACACCACAGAGGCAAGTGTAGAGAAACATCTGCCCGTCGTGGAGCAGATGGGTAATGGGGTATTCACGGTCAAGGTAGGTGGTGTGCCACATCCGATGACTGCCGACCACCACATAGCCTTTATCTATGTACAGACCGCCGGCGGCGGATTAGTTGCCTATCTTGCCGACAAACCCGAGGCTACTTTTTGCCGATGTGCAGAAGAGCCGACAGCAGTTTACGAGTATTGCAACCTACACGGGCTCTGGAAAACAGAGTTCTAG
- a CDS encoding Biotin operon repressor / Biotin-protein ligase: MKSEGFSIEHFSTLTSTNDHAMGYDYPHGTVIVAENQTAGRGQRGNLWQAQAGANLTFSLVVHPRHIPVCEQYTISMIAALAACDTLREWGVDCEIKWSNDIYVNDKKIGGILIEHSFHSENLAKSVIGVGLNINQTHFPPEIPNPTSMSLLCGGSYDKTPILDAFITCFRERYSQSNTRLHADYTQRLWRREGQWRFRDKEGDFVASIREVDNKTGQLTLLDERGELRRYWFKEVEFLL, translated from the coding sequence ATGAAAAGTGAAGGATTTAGTATAGAGCATTTCTCGACCCTCACCTCCACCAACGACCACGCAATGGGTTATGACTACCCCCACGGCACGGTAATTGTTGCCGAAAATCAAACGGCAGGGCGAGGACAACGTGGCAACCTCTGGCAGGCTCAGGCAGGTGCAAACCTCACCTTCTCGTTGGTGGTGCATCCTAGGCACATTCCCGTTTGCGAGCAGTATACCATCTCTATGATTGCCGCCCTTGCGGCGTGTGACACCCTGAGGGAGTGGGGAGTAGATTGCGAAATAAAGTGGTCTAATGATATATATGTAAATGACAAAAAAATAGGGGGGATACTCATCGAACACTCCTTTCATAGCGAGAACCTTGCCAAAAGTGTTATAGGGGTAGGGTTGAATATCAATCAGACACACTTCCCGCCCGAAATTCCTAACCCCACATCAATGAGTCTGTTGTGTGGCGGGAGCTACGACAAAACTCCCATATTGGATGCCTTTATCACCTGCTTTAGGGAGCGTTACTCTCAATCTAACACACGTCTGCACGCAGACTACACACAGAGATTGTGGCGGCGCGAGGGTCAGTGGCGATTTCGCGATAAAGAGGGCGACTTTGTGGCATCTATACGCGAGGTGGACAATAAAACAGGACAACTCACCCTTCTTGACGAGAGGGGTGAGTTGCGCCGTTACTGGTTCAAGGAGGTTGAATTTTTGCTCTAG
- a CDS encoding putative TonB-dependent receptor yields MKRLTLLCLLIITFLSANSQNQPRTFTIKGTTIDSTTRKAVGFATIMLSDSASTNIKAVPSESDGKFSMTHNKAGEYTVECHFMGYQTKRVPVKLDGERTIDLGEIEMNEGVQIGAATVIGQLVTTDIDKTTYNTSADPETVVMNGLEMMRKVPMLSLDGEENIQLKGQGNFKILVNGKSNSMMSRDYKQVLKSMPASSIKSIEVITNPPAKYEAEGIDGIINIITHRKTNDSYNGSLGIRGDQFGGLGGNGYIATSIGKFNLSLNLFLGEYLSPGSESTTVRENYFNDELRYGSSALSSDMSKSRNFGAWMEASYEIDTFNLITLAFSPFLGNYDNTGNSWSEYRNTRNEVTMRYDQLTTSKRSYGGISGNIDYQRIFMKPDRTFTVSYKMDYNPNSSSYNTVLDGVVNYESYKRYSNNKSWGAEHTLQIDYYEPITKEHIFEVGGKYIMRPNVSNSEIFTNDVPDNRYKNDLDYLQHIAAAYTSYQYKLKKFSAKAGLRAEYTINTGTFKLREEYPMFNRYFNLIPYVNLSYKPTDEQNFRFGYTQRLQRPSIWYMNPYIDDQNPMYISTGNPNIESAIGHSFDLNWGIYKRAFNLSASSSVLLTDNSIQRVSTLLDNGAIFSTYENIGRSINFSALNGYGSVRFFDGKLSINGNFGINYTRIEQKIVNGMSNQGWTYRISGGINGQPWKNGNIGFYGGYNSGNVGLQNINSGYSYTNFSIGQSLLKRNLTISAYISSPFRERMYHDYEQFGEGFYQKSENWNVERRVGISVQWRFGKMMQSVKKARRGISNDDGGGAASGGSGAGGGK; encoded by the coding sequence AGTTTTCAATGACTCATAACAAAGCGGGAGAGTATACAGTGGAGTGCCATTTTATGGGGTATCAAACAAAGCGCGTTCCGGTGAAGTTAGACGGCGAGCGGACGATAGATTTGGGCGAAATAGAGATGAATGAGGGTGTGCAAATCGGAGCGGCTACCGTCATCGGGCAACTTGTTACAACTGACATTGATAAAACCACATACAACACCTCTGCCGACCCAGAAACCGTTGTTATGAACGGTTTGGAGATGATGCGCAAAGTGCCGATGCTCTCATTGGACGGCGAGGAGAATATTCAGCTCAAGGGGCAGGGTAACTTCAAAATATTGGTGAACGGCAAATCCAACTCGATGATGAGCCGCGACTACAAGCAGGTGCTCAAGTCTATGCCGGCTTCCTCCATAAAGAGCATTGAGGTTATCACAAACCCTCCCGCAAAGTACGAGGCTGAGGGTATAGACGGCATCATCAACATTATCACCCACCGTAAGACCAATGACAGCTACAACGGCTCGCTCGGTATTCGCGGCGACCAATTCGGCGGATTGGGCGGTAACGGTTATATTGCAACTTCTATCGGCAAGTTTAACCTATCGCTAAACCTCTTTTTGGGCGAATACCTCTCACCGGGTAGTGAGTCCACGACCGTCAGGGAGAACTATTTCAATGATGAGCTTCGCTACGGCAGTTCGGCTTTGAGCTCGGATATGTCGAAAAGCCGCAACTTCGGAGCCTGGATGGAGGCAAGTTATGAGATAGATACATTCAACCTTATTACTCTGGCATTCTCGCCTTTCTTGGGCAACTATGACAATACGGGCAACTCGTGGTCAGAATATCGCAATACGAGAAATGAGGTTACAATGCGTTACGACCAGTTGACAACCTCTAAGAGGAGCTATGGCGGTATTTCGGGTAACATCGACTACCAACGTATCTTTATGAAACCAGACCGCACATTTACCGTCTCATACAAGATGGACTATAACCCCAACTCTTCGAGCTATAACACTGTCCTTGATGGTGTTGTAAACTACGAGAGCTATAAACGCTACTCCAACAACAAGTCGTGGGGAGCAGAGCACACCTTGCAGATAGACTACTACGAACCAATCACCAAGGAGCATATCTTTGAGGTAGGCGGTAAGTATATTATGCGTCCTAATGTGAGTAACTCGGAAATCTTCACAAACGACGTTCCCGACAACCGCTACAAAAACGACCTAGACTATCTGCAACATATTGCCGCAGCATATACCTCCTATCAGTATAAACTCAAAAAGTTCAGTGCAAAGGCGGGTCTTCGTGCCGAATATACAATCAATACCGGTACATTCAAATTGAGAGAGGAGTACCCTATGTTCAATAGATACTTCAACCTGATTCCGTACGTAAACCTATCCTACAAACCCACGGACGAACAGAACTTTCGTTTTGGTTACACTCAACGCCTGCAACGTCCGAGCATATGGTATATGAATCCATATATTGACGACCAAAATCCAATGTATATATCCACCGGTAACCCCAACATTGAGTCGGCTATCGGACACAGCTTCGATTTGAACTGGGGTATCTATAAGCGAGCGTTCAACCTCTCGGCATCTTCCTCGGTTTTACTTACGGACAATTCCATCCAGCGGGTATCTACACTGCTTGATAATGGTGCCATATTCTCGACCTACGAGAATATAGGTAGGTCTATTAATTTTAGTGCGTTAAATGGGTATGGCTCTGTCCGTTTTTTTGACGGTAAACTAAGCATTAATGGTAATTTCGGAATCAACTACACGCGTATTGAACAAAAAATAGTTAACGGTATGAGTAATCAGGGATGGACCTATCGCATCTCCGGCGGTATCAATGGGCAACCTTGGAAAAATGGTAATATCGGTTTTTACGGCGGATACAACTCGGGTAATGTCGGACTACAGAATATCAATTCGGGGTATAGTTACACAAATTTCTCAATCGGGCAGTCGCTCCTCAAGCGTAATCTTACAATCTCTGCATATATCAGCTCTCCTTTCCGCGAGAGAATGTATCACGATTATGAGCAGTTTGGCGAAGGTTTCTATCAGAAGTCGGAAAACTGGAACGTAGAACGTCGCGTTGGTATTTCGGTTCAATGGCGATTTGGTAAGATGATGCAGAGCGTGAAAAAGGCACGCCGTGGTATCAGCAACGACGATGGTGGTGGAGCAGCCTCGGGAGGCAGCGGCGCGGGAGGCGGTAAATAA
- a CDS encoding Conserved domain protein, with translation MKPTRNVNIGSIPFVIDEDAFVVLEDYLRQVSNRLPVGERAEILEDVENRIAEIFAGRINPRMQVISLPLVGEAIAIMGAAEEFGEAQTFSDYSNSTKPTIEKSWCGFYRSVDDRVLGGVCGGLAKVVNIDPKALRILYAVLTIVSFSALMWIYLAAWILVPEETIKK, from the coding sequence ATGAAACCAACCAGAAACGTAAACATTGGCTCAATACCCTTTGTCATTGACGAGGATGCCTTCGTGGTACTCGAAGATTACCTACGTCAGGTGAGCAACCGCCTGCCCGTGGGCGAGAGAGCCGAGATACTCGAAGATGTGGAGAATCGCATCGCCGAGATTTTTGCGGGGCGCATAAATCCGAGAATGCAGGTGATTTCGCTCCCATTGGTGGGCGAGGCTATCGCCATAATGGGTGCTGCCGAGGAGTTTGGCGAAGCCCAGACTTTTAGTGATTATTCCAATTCGACAAAGCCGACAATCGAAAAATCGTGGTGTGGGTTCTATCGCTCTGTTGATGACAGAGTTTTGGGCGGAGTGTGTGGCGGACTTGCCAAGGTGGTTAATATTGACCCCAAGGCTCTACGCATACTCTATGCCGTGCTTACGATAGTGTCCTTTTCAGCCCTTATGTGGATTTACCTTGCAGCGTGGATTTTAGTTCCGGAAGAGACAATTAAAAAGTAG
- a CDS encoding 3-polyprenyl-4-hydroxybenzoate carboxy-lyase UbiX, protein MKIAVAITGASGAVYARQFIAQLLVCRQVEGIFVVLSGNADAVAEHELGAKWSFDDKRITLFERDDFFNRLASGSAGADAMVIIPCSMGTLGRIAAGVSDDLITRAADVMLKERRRLVLVPRESPYSLVHLNNMVALTQAGAIILPASPGFYHRPTTIEELIKSVTQRIMQLLGIQDEDRYKWKN, encoded by the coding sequence ATGAAAATAGCAGTAGCAATCACCGGCGCGAGTGGTGCCGTATATGCACGTCAATTTATTGCCCAACTGTTGGTCTGCCGGCAGGTAGAAGGGATATTTGTTGTTCTCAGCGGTAATGCGGACGCTGTGGCGGAACACGAATTAGGCGCAAAATGGTCTTTTGACGACAAGAGAATCACACTATTCGAGCGGGACGATTTTTTCAACCGGCTGGCTTCGGGCTCAGCGGGGGCAGACGCTATGGTGATTATCCCCTGCTCGATGGGGACATTGGGGCGCATAGCCGCCGGCGTGTCGGACGATTTGATAACGCGCGCGGCAGATGTGATGCTCAAAGAGCGGCGAAGGTTGGTTTTAGTTCCGCGAGAATCACCCTACTCCCTCGTTCATCTAAACAATATGGTGGCTCTGACCCAAGCAGGAGCCATTATTCTCCCCGCATCACCCGGATTCTACCACAGACCAACCACAATAGAAGAGCTCATAAAGAGTGTGACGCAACGAATAATGCAACTTCTTGGTATCCAAGACGAAGATAGGTATAAATGGAAAAACTGA
- a CDS encoding Phosphoglycerate kinase, with product MQQSIDTYNFAGKKAIIRVDFNVPLETTSDGNFRVTDATRIRAAIPTIKKVLAAGGSAILMSHLGRPKGVTEKYSLKHIIYKIEELLGVKVQFADDCQRAEKEVAELKPGQVLLLENLRFYAEEEGKPRGLAEDATDEEKKAAKASVKASQKEFVKKLASYADCYINDAFGTAHRAHGSTALIAEYFPGDKMFGYIMENELKAIDNVLENAERPFTAILGGSKVSTKITIIESLLEKVDNLILCGGMTYTFMAAEGGKIGMSINEPDQYQTALDVLAKADKKGVKIYLAEDALCGNDFRNDCDTMICPSNDIPDGWEGMDIGPKTVVTFAKVIKESKTLLWNGPAGVFEFDNFAGGSRAIAQAIVEATAQGAYSLIGGGDSVACINKFGMADKVSYVSTGGGALLEYMEGLELPGVAAIRK from the coding sequence ATGCAACAATCTATTGACACCTACAACTTTGCAGGTAAGAAGGCGATTATTCGCGTAGATTTTAATGTGCCATTGGAGACGACTTCAGATGGCAATTTCCGTGTAACCGATGCAACGCGTATCCGTGCGGCAATCCCTACTATTAAGAAGGTTCTCGCAGCAGGTGGCTCGGCAATCTTGATGTCTCACTTGGGACGTCCAAAGGGTGTTACCGAAAAATACTCTTTGAAACACATTATCTACAAAATTGAAGAGTTGCTTGGCGTAAAAGTTCAATTTGCAGACGATTGCCAAAGGGCAGAGAAAGAGGTTGCTGAACTGAAACCGGGTCAAGTTCTTCTCTTGGAAAACCTGCGTTTCTATGCAGAGGAGGAGGGCAAACCACGCGGCTTGGCAGAGGATGCAACAGACGAGGAGAAGAAGGCTGCGAAGGCATCCGTAAAGGCGTCTCAAAAAGAGTTTGTTAAGAAACTGGCAAGCTATGCGGATTGCTATATCAACGATGCGTTTGGTACGGCTCACCGCGCCCACGGCTCAACGGCTCTTATTGCCGAATATTTCCCGGGTGATAAGATGTTTGGCTATATTATGGAGAACGAGTTGAAGGCGATTGACAACGTGTTGGAAAATGCCGAAAGACCATTTACGGCTATTCTCGGTGGCTCGAAGGTATCTACAAAGATTACAATCATCGAATCACTACTCGAAAAGGTTGATAACCTGATTCTTTGTGGTGGTATGACCTATACCTTTATGGCGGCAGAGGGCGGCAAAATAGGTATGTCAATCAACGAACCAGACCAATACCAAACCGCACTGGACGTGTTGGCAAAAGCTGACAAAAAAGGTGTAAAAATCTACTTGGCGGAGGATGCGCTTTGCGGCAACGACTTCAGGAACGATTGCGATACAATGATTTGCCCCTCTAATGATATACCGGATGGTTGGGAAGGTATGGACATCGGTCCGAAAACGGTGGTCACTTTTGCAAAAGTAATAAAGGAGTCGAAAACTCTTCTTTGGAACGGTCCTGCGGGAGTGTTTGAGTTCGACAACTTCGCGGGCGGCTCGCGTGCTATCGCTCAAGCCATCGTAGAGGCTACTGCTCAGGGGGCTTACTCTCTCATTGGCGGCGGAGACTCGGTTGCTTGCATCAATAAGTTCGGTATGGCAGACAAGGTTAGCTACGTATCGACAGGTGGCGGCGCGCTACTCGAATATATGGAAGGCTTGGAACTTCCGGGAGTGGCGGCAATCAGAAAATAG
- a CDS encoding Acetylglutamate kinase encodes MEKLKVIKIGGNIVDDPTKLERFISDFAKLEGLKILVHGGGKVATTIGKSLGIETTMINGRRVTDRPTLDVVTMVYAGLINKNIVAQLQAVSCNAIGLCGVDGAFINSRKRSPHPIDYGFVGDPVSVNIATAKLLLGGGVVPVIAPITGDMGGTLLNTNADTVAQTIATGLAGEYETELVYCFEKRGVLENVEDENSVIRHITPAIFEQLKAEKKVADGMLPKLENAFKAVDEGVERVVICAAEAIGEDGNWGTVIGGCCGSDHATSAGRQ; translated from the coding sequence ATGGAAAAACTGAAAGTAATAAAAATTGGTGGCAACATCGTGGATGACCCCACAAAATTGGAGCGGTTCATATCAGATTTTGCCAAACTCGAAGGGTTGAAAATCTTGGTTCACGGTGGAGGCAAGGTGGCAACAACTATCGGCAAATCGCTCGGCATAGAGACAACTATGATTAACGGCAGGCGGGTGACAGACCGCCCGACACTGGATGTGGTGACGATGGTCTACGCCGGACTTATCAATAAAAATATTGTCGCCCAATTACAGGCTGTCTCCTGTAATGCCATCGGACTTTGTGGCGTGGACGGAGCTTTTATCAACTCCCGCAAGCGCTCGCCACATCCGATAGACTACGGATTTGTGGGCGACCCTGTGAGTGTCAATATCGCTACTGCAAAGTTGTTGCTCGGTGGCGGTGTCGTTCCTGTCATTGCCCCCATAACGGGGGATATGGGCGGAACGCTACTCAATACCAATGCCGACACCGTGGCGCAGACCATAGCAACAGGGTTGGCAGGTGAGTATGAAACGGAATTGGTCTATTGTTTCGAAAAGAGAGGCGTGCTGGAGAATGTCGAGGACGAAAACTCCGTGATAAGGCATATTACCCCTGCCATATTCGAGCAGCTCAAGGCAGAGAAAAAGGTGGCAGACGGAATGTTACCAAAGCTTGAAAATGCCTTTAAGGCTGTCGATGAGGGTGTTGAGCGCGTTGTGATATGTGCTGCAGAAGCTATTGGTGAGGATGGTAATTGGGGAACTGTTATTGGGGGCTGTTGCGGCTCAGACCACGCGACAAGCGCGGGACGACAATGA
- a CDS encoding Carboxy-terminal processing protease: MKRIFLMVLAAAMVAPAVAQQRRNQISNEELKQIQKIDKALYWITSGYVDTVNVEKLANSAIAKVLSELDPHSTFIPKEELERDTEEFQGNFEGIGIEFNVLIDTIIVVNTIPGGPSAAVGLMPGDRIIEVNGESTIGKKQNDVPKILRGAKGTEVRAAIIRRGVNEPLHFKIIRDKIPMNSLDVAYYIAPGVGFIKLNRFSATTNKELQEALVKLKDAKKLILDLRSNGGGLLDQAVDVSSNFLDNDKLVVYIQGRAVPRRDELSQGTPLFAKGDIVVLVDQNSASASEIVAGALQDWDRATIVGRRTFGKGLVQSQIPLDDGSAMRLTVAHYYTPSGRSIQRPYKLGDKNAYYHDFADRYTSGEITGNKAVVDSSLVYKTLLKGRTVYGGGGILPDVIVPLDTTSYTDYWGKLVRNGVFLEFVIKDLDKNRGNYLAKYPTFEKFDKEFSIGQQMIDSLVKMGEERSVAKNEEQLAVSRREIDNYIKALIAGRLYQDGDFYKVINSIDKREISEALRILGAK, from the coding sequence ATGAAGAGAATATTTTTAATGGTACTTGCAGCGGCGATGGTTGCCCCTGCCGTAGCACAACAACGACGCAATCAAATCTCGAACGAGGAGTTGAAGCAAATCCAGAAGATAGACAAGGCACTATATTGGATTACTAGTGGTTACGTTGATACTGTTAATGTCGAAAAGTTGGCAAACTCAGCCATTGCCAAGGTACTTTCGGAGTTGGATCCGCACTCCACCTTTATCCCCAAGGAGGAGTTGGAACGGGACACGGAGGAGTTTCAAGGTAATTTCGAGGGCATTGGTATCGAATTTAATGTACTGATCGACACCATCATAGTTGTAAACACCATCCCCGGCGGACCGTCAGCAGCCGTGGGATTGATGCCCGGCGACCGCATAATAGAGGTCAATGGCGAAAGCACCATTGGCAAGAAGCAGAACGATGTTCCCAAAATCCTACGCGGCGCAAAGGGCACAGAAGTGAGAGCGGCGATTATCCGCCGCGGAGTGAATGAGCCATTACATTTTAAGATTATTCGCGACAAGATTCCGATGAACAGCCTCGATGTGGCATATTACATAGCCCCCGGCGTGGGTTTCATTAAGCTCAACCGCTTTTCGGCAACCACAAACAAGGAGTTGCAAGAGGCATTAGTGAAGCTCAAGGATGCTAAAAAGTTGATTCTCGATTTACGCAGCAACGGTGGCGGACTCTTAGACCAAGCAGTGGATGTATCTTCTAACTTCCTTGATAACGACAAGTTGGTTGTCTACATCCAAGGGCGTGCCGTGCCGCGTCGCGATGAGCTTTCGCAAGGTACACCACTCTTTGCCAAGGGCGATATTGTGGTGCTGGTAGACCAAAACTCGGCATCGGCATCCGAGATTGTTGCCGGCGCTTTACAGGATTGGGACAGAGCCACAATCGTGGGGCGGCGAACTTTCGGCAAAGGGCTCGTGCAGTCGCAAATACCCCTTGATGACGGCTCGGCTATGCGCCTTACTGTGGCACACTATTACACCCCAAGCGGACGTTCCATACAACGCCCATATAAACTCGGCGACAAGAATGCCTATTACCACGACTTTGCCGACCGCTACACCTCGGGCGAGATCACAGGAAATAAGGCTGTGGTAGATAGTTCTTTGGTTTACAAAACCCTGCTCAAGGGGCGTACAGTTTATGGTGGCGGGGGCATTCTGCCCGATGTGATTGTACCCTTGGATACCACCTCCTACACTGACTATTGGGGTAAGTTGGTGCGTAACGGCGTATTCCTCGAGTTCGTCATCAAGGATTTAGATAAAAATCGAGGCAATTACTTGGCTAAATATCCCACTTTCGAGAAATTTGACAAAGAATTTAGCATTGGTCAGCAGATGATCGATAGCTTGGTGAAAATGGGCGAGGAGCGCAGTGTGGCGAAAAATGAGGAGCAGTTGGCTGTTTCTCGCCGCGAGATTGACAACTACATCAAGGCACTTATTGCCGGGCGATTATACCAAGACGGTGATTTTTATAAAGTTATCAACAGCATAGATAAGCGAGAAATCAGTGAAGCGTTGCGTATTTTGGGTGCAAAATAG